Within the Clostridium scatologenes genome, the region TTCTGGAATAGGTGGAGCATTAATTATGCCAGCTTTAGTGGCATTGATATCAAGTGCATTAATTAAACTTATTGCATCTATTACAAAAGAAAATGGAAATTTTAAAAACTTATATTGCATAAATCTTTTAGCTTATGTTCCAGTGCTAATAGGATTAATTTTATCTGCAGTAATAATGGCGTTTACAGAACCACAAAATGTGAAGAATGTTTCCACAAGCTTTGCATTGTTTTTGAGCTCGTCAGTGGATACAAAAAGTACTATTTATAAGTTATTTTCATCTATAAATTTTTTCTATATATGGAGCAGCATATTAGCGGCAATAGGAACTTCAGTTGTATTTAAGATGAAGATTAAGAAAGCTGCAATAATAGTTTTTATAATTTATATTCTTTCAATTATTGTT harbors:
- a CDS encoding YIP1 family protein, translating into MSEESKDGILKTLIGAVISPKETMEKVNQNSKVWRYLIPITFIQLIVTIVELPKLISYTISSTQEMTNVSQAALPMIKMVVVISGIGGALIMPALVALISSALIKLIASITKENGNFKNLYCINLLAYVPVLIGLILSAVIMAFTEPQNVKNVSTSFALFLSSSVDTKSTIYKLFSSINFFYIWSSILAAIGTSVVFKMKIKKAAIIVFIIYILSIIVQFSMLLRV